One Danio aesculapii chromosome 22, fDanAes4.1, whole genome shotgun sequence genomic window carries:
- the LOC130215751 gene encoding inner centromere protein-like, giving the protein MALDCSIKDKASSTFRQLRPCSLTPRGQATPGDLSKLQPRPPLRRQAEGTQDQKIIREEVSGQPQLQQTKDKASSTFRQLRPCSLTPRGQATPGDLSKLQPRPPLRRQAEGTQDQKIIREEVSGQPQLQQTRISVKERMEAAAKAWRDENERREKTKIEEEEKQETSSDNVRNLMLMMEERYETLKALKHYEARKENLEKKMDPLQNRNNAHDRHIREALEEKQLKKYSGRNRTLPGKSQ; this is encoded by the exons ATGGCTTTGGACTGTTCAAT AAAAGACAAGGCTAGTAGCACATTTCGTCAGTTGAGACCCTGTTCTCTCACGCCGAGAGGTCAGGCGACTCCTGGAGATTTGTCTAAACTCCAGCCACGACCACCGCTGAGAAGGCAGGCAGAAGGCACT CAGGATCAGAAAATAATCCGTGAGGAAGTCTCCGGCCAACCACAGCTCCAGCAAAC AAAAGACAAGGCTAGTAGCACATTTCGTCAGTTGAGACCCTGTTCTCTCACGCCGAGAGGTCAGGCGACTCCTGGAGATTTGTCTAAACTCCAGCCACGACCACCGCTGAGAAGGCAGGCAGAAGGCACT CAGGATCAGAAAATAATCCGTGAGGAAGTCTCCGGCCAACCACAGCTCCAGCAAAC AAGAATCTCTGTTAAAGAGAGAATGGAAGCTGCAGCAAAGGCCTGGAGAGATGAGAATGAGAGAAGAGAGAAGACCAAAATTGAAGAAGAGGAAAAGCAGGAGACCAGCTCTGATAACGTCCGGAATTTGATGTTAATGATGGAGGAAAGATATGAAACATTGAAGGCCCTCAAGCACTACGAGGCCAGAAAGGAAAATCT TGAAAAGAAGATGGATCCCCTGCAAAACCGCAATAATGCTCATGATCGCCACATCAGAGAAGCCCTGGAGGAAAAGCAGCTGAAAAAATACAGCGGCAGAAACAGGACGCTTCCTGGAAAATCACAGTAA